From the genome of Candidatus Electrothrix communis, one region includes:
- a CDS encoding citrate/2-methylcitrate synthase: MSEQKLYVRKRNERFTNRTVTRIWQEEPLPENPYLARKCRCHGYDILELAKKRSFVDVLFLLFQGELPDQNQSELFETLMIALINPGPRHPATRASMNAAVGKTNPAHILPVGLAVLSGAYLGGEEVSAAMRFLRKNCKKDAADFADELLSLSRPDKGDWHIAPGFGSRFGGIDPIPQQLAELLDGFPAAGEAVKWGQEFVVAISLQGMSWLDTGLAAAVFCDLGFHPRSGAGLFQILRAPGILAHGLELANKPVTAMPFLDEEHYVIAKQARKK; the protein is encoded by the coding sequence ATGAGCGAACAGAAACTTTACGTACGAAAAAGAAATGAGCGGTTCACCAACCGAACCGTCACCCGGATTTGGCAGGAAGAACCACTGCCGGAGAATCCCTATCTGGCCAGAAAATGCCGTTGTCATGGCTATGATATTTTGGAACTGGCAAAGAAACGTTCTTTTGTTGATGTGCTGTTTCTCCTTTTTCAAGGAGAGCTGCCGGACCAAAACCAATCCGAATTGTTTGAAACGTTGATGATCGCTCTGATCAATCCCGGCCCACGACATCCGGCAACTAGGGCATCCATGAATGCCGCAGTGGGCAAAACCAATCCGGCCCATATTCTTCCTGTCGGGTTGGCTGTGTTAAGCGGAGCATACCTCGGCGGAGAAGAGGTCTCGGCGGCCATGCGATTTTTACGAAAAAATTGCAAAAAAGATGCAGCAGATTTTGCCGATGAGTTACTATCGCTTTCTCGACCTGATAAAGGTGATTGGCATATTGCACCGGGTTTCGGCAGCCGGTTCGGCGGTATTGATCCCATACCGCAACAGCTTGCTGAACTTTTGGATGGATTTCCCGCAGCCGGTGAGGCTGTCAAATGGGGACAAGAGTTTGTTGTAGCAATTAGCCTGCAAGGGATGAGTTGGCTTGATACCGGTCTTGCCGCTGCTGTGTTTTGTGATCTTGGGTTTCATCCCCGGTCCGGGGCTGGACTTTTTCAAATTCTCCGTGCACCCGGCATTCTGGCACATGGTCTTGAGTTAGCAAATAAACCTGTAACAGCCATGCCGTTTTTAGACGAGGAACATTATGTCATTGCAAAACAAGCCCGTAAAAAATGA
- a CDS encoding ABC transporter substrate binding protein, with protein MHGITMRANFFLLLLAVLCGQLPASLYAADTDRPIALLLSDNESVYQGPMKAFLAEIDHSVHVFNLQGDIKKDPNLKRKLLSIHPQLIFALGAKAAFAAKLWTHEHQDIPVIFALVLNWKRYNLMNQKNMTGIAGEIAPGTKFGNISIFSPNIKRIGVIYSSHSREVLQKARKAAEIFNIKLYSKEITRSKDFQRSFKKLGEKVDAFLVLNDPVIYTLENMDWLKIRCIKEKLPCIGQSKNIAEHGLVLSINPDVADIGSQAASMTKNIINRHQRPDYIGVMAPLGTQIIINRTTAKRIGLTLHQASLDMATQVFD; from the coding sequence ATGCATGGCATAACTATGCGCGCTAATTTCTTTTTACTGCTCCTGGCGGTTTTATGCGGACAGTTGCCAGCATCACTGTACGCTGCCGACACTGATCGTCCGATAGCTCTTTTGCTCTCCGATAACGAATCTGTCTATCAAGGACCGATGAAGGCTTTTCTTGCTGAAATTGACCATTCTGTCCATGTTTTTAACCTGCAAGGTGATATTAAAAAAGATCCTAACCTGAAACGTAAGCTGTTATCTATCCATCCTCAATTAATATTCGCCTTGGGTGCCAAAGCAGCCTTTGCAGCTAAGCTCTGGACTCACGAGCATCAGGACATCCCTGTGATCTTCGCCTTGGTGTTAAATTGGAAACGATACAATCTCATGAATCAAAAAAACATGACGGGCATAGCGGGCGAGATAGCCCCAGGGACAAAATTCGGCAATATTTCAATTTTTTCACCAAATATTAAACGAATAGGGGTGATATATAGCTCCCATAGCCGTGAGGTGCTACAAAAGGCCAGAAAGGCAGCTGAAATTTTTAATATTAAGTTATATAGCAAGGAAATCACTCGCTCAAAAGATTTCCAACGCTCTTTCAAGAAGCTCGGAGAAAAAGTAGATGCCTTTCTCGTTCTGAATGATCCGGTGATTTATACTCTCGAAAATATGGATTGGCTCAAAATACGCTGTATCAAGGAAAAATTGCCCTGTATCGGTCAATCAAAAAATATAGCTGAGCACGGCCTTGTGCTTTCTATTAACCCCGACGTAGCCGATATTGGCTCACAGGCTGCCTCTATGACGAAGAATATTATCAACCGCCATCAACGTCCCGATTATATCGGGGTGATGGCTCCTCTAGGGACGCAGATTATCATTAACCGGACTACCGCTAAGCGCATAGGATTGACACTGCACCAAGCCTCCTTGGACATGGCGACACAAGTATTTGATTGA
- a CDS encoding DnaB-like helicase C-terminal domain-containing protein, which produces MNSTDPVTAFYLRQIPGAKLHNNVLTADCPFCHRNSGQPGKKHPKGEKALVVFLNPESYFHGYYRCLNRCSPGGFPLHFARQSHLDLSLAPGFDPDRDYAASQVNYPVKNINHEVLDFMDRMTDDLIDRFAQFGISRAVLQEMQIGYNGRYLVYPYIQADGNCYAAHCVHPDKPEDNFWYGDEDFAQAGLRVFNLEDIQRCENGSLVIIEGEDNLLAVRQLGLPGIALPDINEFAHLDTKRLAWLNTVFLCVNHTPESIAAARELATRIGFKIRMIRWPETASRQFNLIQLAREQGKGFHQAFFKLIREAKSFSPFSSPEREFLHLEEQLNLQGGKNYQTMLSGFTKMDKALGGLHGVNIMGGLPKAGKSCFFIQVATEMARRKVPVIYYDFENGRQKIYQRTLCRLSRLSTDQLQSDTLSEQEQKQLAAAKIELQKLLPWFRVVTDRKLNPKLMRSHIDFLRHESKSEYTMVVIDSLHKLPFKDFSERRTGIDAWLRHLEALRDELNVSFLVISELTRGDDGQYDKQPQLGAFKGSGDIEYSADNAMVLLPQWDPFSDAPPEQRENALWLVASREHTPGLIGSYQLDYPFWGFTEK; this is translated from the coding sequence ATGAATTCCACTGATCCCGTTACTGCCTTCTACCTCCGCCAGATCCCAGGGGCAAAACTGCACAATAATGTTCTGACCGCAGACTGCCCTTTCTGCCACCGGAACAGCGGCCAGCCCGGCAAAAAACACCCGAAGGGAGAAAAGGCACTTGTTGTCTTTCTTAACCCGGAAAGCTATTTCCACGGCTACTATCGTTGCCTGAACCGTTGCTCACCGGGCGGGTTTCCGCTCCATTTTGCCAGACAGTCTCATCTTGACCTGAGTCTCGCCCCCGGTTTTGACCCGGACCGCGATTACGCAGCCAGTCAGGTCAATTACCCGGTCAAGAATATTAACCATGAAGTGCTCGACTTTATGGACAGGATGACCGATGACCTGATTGACCGCTTTGCCCAGTTTGGGATATCTCGGGCTGTTCTTCAGGAGATGCAAATCGGTTACAACGGGCGCTATCTGGTCTATCCTTATATTCAGGCAGACGGCAACTGCTATGCGGCCCACTGCGTCCATCCGGACAAGCCTGAAGATAACTTTTGGTACGGTGATGAAGATTTTGCCCAGGCTGGATTGCGCGTTTTCAACTTGGAGGATATCCAGCGCTGTGAAAACGGCAGCTTAGTGATCATTGAGGGCGAGGATAATCTGCTTGCTGTTCGGCAATTAGGTCTGCCCGGCATTGCCTTGCCTGATATCAATGAATTTGCTCATCTGGATACAAAACGGCTGGCCTGGCTCAATACCGTTTTTCTCTGCGTCAACCATACCCCGGAATCCATTGCTGCAGCCCGTGAACTTGCTACACGAATCGGTTTCAAGATCAGGATGATCCGTTGGCCCGAGACTGCATCGAGACAGTTTAATCTCATTCAACTGGCCAGAGAACAGGGCAAAGGATTTCACCAGGCATTTTTCAAACTGATCCGGGAAGCAAAATCATTTTCTCCCTTTAGCTCGCCAGAACGAGAATTTCTTCATTTAGAGGAACAACTCAACCTGCAAGGCGGGAAAAACTACCAAACCATGCTCTCCGGGTTTACCAAGATGGATAAGGCCCTGGGGGGTCTGCACGGGGTCAATATCATGGGTGGCCTGCCCAAGGCGGGCAAGTCCTGTTTTTTCATCCAGGTGGCTACGGAGATGGCTCGGCGCAAAGTTCCGGTTATTTATTATGATTTTGAAAACGGTCGCCAGAAGATTTACCAGCGTACCTTGTGCCGTTTGAGCAGGCTGAGCACTGATCAGCTCCAGAGTGATACGCTCTCAGAGCAGGAACAAAAGCAACTTGCAGCCGCCAAAATTGAGTTGCAAAAACTGCTGCCCTGGTTCCGAGTGGTCACGGATCGTAAGCTGAACCCGAAGCTGATGCGCAGTCATATTGATTTTCTCCGCCATGAGAGCAAATCCGAGTACACGATGGTGGTGATTGACAGTCTGCATAAACTGCCGTTCAAGGATTTTTCGGAACGACGGACCGGTATTGATGCCTGGCTCCGTCATCTTGAGGCCCTGCGCGATGAACTGAATGTCTCTTTTCTGGTGATTTCCGAGCTGACACGGGGTGATGATGGGCAGTACGACAAGCAGCCGCAGTTGGGGGCATTTAAGGGATCTGGCGATATCGAGTACTCGGCAGACAACGCTATGGTCCTGCTGCCGCAATGGGATCCCTTTAGCGATGCCCCGCCTGAACAACGCGAAAATGCGCTCTGGCTGGTGGCCAGCAGGGAACACACACCGGGGCTGATCGGCTCGTATCAGCTTGATTACCCTTTTTGGGGATTCACGGAGAAATAA
- a CDS encoding DUF2301 domain-containing membrane protein — protein sequence MATPEHTPEMSSLDNMTVALYRTGLTIVASAALLYSIERILGVRILGAFYLPVFALGIALASANVHLYDPRFRWFMPFMSWIGFTILAFAYTLKNSGSTGDILANLSLGFFYVGASMFAVKESLCFQITGLPTVPLFLCGSALSRLFGFTTAEPYFLLPAALLLTWLVIAKWRMPLNFDVGDKSLYGL from the coding sequence ATGGCTACTCCTGAACATACTCCAGAAATGAGTTCCTTGGACAACATGACTGTTGCCCTATATAGAACCGGTTTGACTATCGTGGCCTCAGCTGCCCTGCTATACAGCATTGAACGGATTCTCGGTGTACGAATATTAGGTGCTTTTTATCTTCCAGTCTTTGCCCTGGGCATTGCCTTGGCAAGCGCAAACGTACATCTTTATGACCCTAGATTCAGGTGGTTTATGCCCTTCATGAGCTGGATCGGCTTCACGATTCTGGCTTTTGCCTATACCCTGAAAAACTCCGGCTCCACAGGTGATATCCTGGCAAACCTCAGTTTGGGTTTTTTCTATGTCGGTGCCTCTATGTTCGCCGTCAAAGAGTCTCTCTGCTTTCAGATCACCGGACTGCCTACGGTTCCCCTGTTCCTTTGCGGCTCGGCCCTGAGCCGTCTCTTCGGTTTTACTACGGCAGAACCCTATTTCCTGCTCCCGGCAGCCCTGCTCCTTACTTGGCTGGTTATCGCCAAATGGCGCATGCCCCTCAATTTTGACGTCGGTGATAAGAGTCTTTACGGGCTCTAA
- a CDS encoding TonB-dependent receptor: protein MYKTTAAVALLLLLNCTQGRAEAENENFTTSEEDIQKFEEMFGQGPQEEDVYRTDRLLLTATGSLKPVHLAPSVASVITAEDIEKLGATTLDEVLETVPGLHVTPSYVHLDPIYSIRGIHTSLNPQVLLLMNGIPFTKPYNGTRPSGFRLPVSMISRIEVVRGPGSALYGADAFAGTINIITKDRFEVEGMHTGMRLASVDGMDVWGQHGGEYKGWDVAIGIEYWRGGSDNKRIINADLQTKLDQIFGTDASLAPGPLHTDFENYNLMANFSRKNWTVRLWGWFLNDYQGGTGSAGALGPETKVNADQILSDIIWHDDELINDVDLTVQLSYLYRKDDVLYQLLPSGSAVALGMDGNIFTSPTIGVTTFTDGVFGEPILTDQQLTFDLITKYEGWNQHSWRIGIGGKVQDENTEEYKNFGPGVLGDSGIANSTDGTLVEVTDTEGIFMSDQNRTVLYTSLQDEWNFAKSWELTAGVRYDHYSDFGETVNPRIALVWETRYDLTSKLMYGHAFRPPSFAESYIKNNPIFLGNSDLEPETIDTYELAFDYRPAHSLRAVLGVFAYEIEGLIDYVADPSPATTNTAQNRLNQKGHGFEIELEWEATPSLKLSSNFAFQCSKNKDTDAVVADAPGIQFYLNGSWNFMPDWYLNAQYFWIGDRQRAEDDLRKEIKDNSITNMTLRRKNITQHVDLTFSVRNIFNEDIREPTTSDIPNDIPMVSRAIYTELIYHF, encoded by the coding sequence ATGTACAAAACAACTGCCGCAGTCGCTCTTTTGCTCCTTTTAAATTGTACGCAAGGAAGAGCCGAAGCAGAGAACGAGAATTTCACGACAAGTGAAGAGGATATTCAGAAATTTGAAGAGATGTTCGGGCAGGGCCCCCAGGAAGAGGATGTCTACCGCACTGATCGGTTACTGCTCACTGCTACCGGCAGTCTGAAGCCCGTTCACCTAGCACCCTCGGTGGCATCGGTCATCACGGCGGAGGATATCGAGAAACTCGGTGCCACCACCCTTGATGAGGTGCTGGAAACTGTGCCCGGCCTCCATGTGACACCGTCTTATGTCCACCTTGATCCTATCTATTCCATACGCGGCATCCATACTAGCCTTAATCCGCAAGTCTTACTCCTAATGAACGGTATCCCTTTTACCAAGCCGTACAACGGTACCCGTCCATCGGGCTTTCGCCTGCCGGTATCCATGATATCGCGTATCGAAGTGGTGCGGGGACCGGGTTCTGCCCTCTACGGAGCCGATGCCTTTGCCGGGACTATTAACATTATTACTAAGGATCGTTTTGAAGTGGAGGGTATGCATACCGGTATGCGTCTTGCCTCTGTTGATGGTATGGATGTCTGGGGACAGCACGGCGGGGAGTACAAGGGCTGGGATGTCGCTATAGGAATAGAATACTGGCGAGGCGGCAGTGACAATAAACGGATTATTAACGCTGACCTTCAGACAAAATTGGATCAAATCTTCGGCACCGATGCCTCCTTGGCTCCGGGTCCATTGCATACGGATTTTGAAAATTACAATCTTATGGCGAATTTCAGCCGTAAAAACTGGACTGTCCGTCTTTGGGGCTGGTTCCTGAACGACTATCAGGGCGGAACGGGCAGTGCCGGGGCCTTGGGCCCGGAAACCAAGGTGAACGCCGATCAAATTCTCAGCGACATAATCTGGCATGATGATGAGTTGATCAACGACGTTGACCTCACCGTACAATTGAGCTATCTGTACCGTAAGGATGACGTCCTGTACCAGCTTCTGCCGTCCGGCTCAGCTGTTGCCCTTGGTATGGACGGGAATATCTTCACCTCGCCGACAATAGGGGTGACCACGTTCACCGACGGTGTTTTCGGCGAACCGATTCTTACCGACCAACAGCTGACATTTGACCTTATCACTAAATATGAAGGATGGAATCAGCACAGCTGGCGTATCGGCATAGGGGGGAAAGTACAGGATGAGAATACCGAAGAATACAAAAATTTCGGGCCAGGCGTTCTTGGCGACAGCGGGATAGCCAACAGCACTGACGGCACCTTGGTAGAAGTCACAGATACGGAAGGTATTTTTATGTCCGACCAAAATCGTACGGTTCTCTATACCTCTCTACAGGACGAGTGGAACTTTGCCAAGAGCTGGGAACTCACAGCCGGAGTGCGTTACGATCATTACAGTGATTTCGGAGAAACCGTTAATCCGCGCATCGCTCTGGTGTGGGAAACACGCTACGACCTGACAAGCAAGCTCATGTACGGTCATGCCTTCCGACCGCCGTCTTTCGCTGAAAGTTACATTAAAAATAATCCAATTTTTTTGGGTAATTCGGATCTTGAACCTGAAACCATCGACACCTATGAACTTGCCTTTGACTACAGACCCGCGCATTCTTTGCGAGCTGTTTTAGGCGTCTTTGCCTATGAGATAGAAGGGCTCATTGATTACGTTGCCGATCCTTCCCCGGCCACCACCAACACAGCTCAAAACCGCCTCAACCAAAAGGGACACGGTTTCGAAATCGAGCTGGAGTGGGAGGCGACACCTTCCTTAAAATTGAGCAGTAATTTTGCCTTTCAATGTTCAAAGAACAAAGATACGGATGCCGTTGTTGCCGATGCACCGGGAATACAGTTTTATTTAAACGGGAGTTGGAACTTTATGCCGGATTGGTATCTCAATGCCCAGTATTTTTGGATCGGTGATCGCCAAAGAGCAGAAGATGACCTTCGGAAGGAAATTAAAGACAACAGTATTACGAATATGACATTGCGAAGAAAAAATATCACGCAACATGTTGACCTGACTTTTTCTGTCCGCAATATTTTCAATGAAGATATTCGTGAACCGACTACATCCGACATTCCCAATGACATCCCGATGGTGAGCAGGGCAATATATACAGAGTTGATATATCATTTCTAA
- a CDS encoding SDR family oxidoreductase, translating to MSKTALITGGNSGIGYATASLLKRKGYSVVISGRHKGKVKRAATEMGVEYIIADMAELDDIKHLAAPFQNEGLNILVNNAAIALFIPLSEISSSDYLLFFNTNIRGPLELIRELLPALEKRQGSITNISSIAVNNGLINGSLYAATKGALEATTRSLALELAPKKIRVNAVSPGAIDTPLAGKSGRSKEELDARKAILEQIIPLQRYGKAEEVAQVVWAQLEATYVTGSIWVVDGGADIL from the coding sequence ATGTCAAAAACAGCTCTGATAACAGGCGGAAACTCCGGAATCGGTTACGCAACAGCCAGTTTGTTAAAGAGAAAGGGATACTCTGTTGTCATATCCGGTCGTCACAAAGGCAAGGTAAAAAGGGCAGCCACTGAGATGGGGGTTGAATATATAATTGCCGATATGGCTGAGCTTGATGATATTAAGCACTTGGCCGCTCCGTTTCAAAATGAAGGCTTGAATATCTTGGTAAACAATGCCGCCATAGCGCTGTTCATTCCCCTTAGCGAAATATCGTCATCAGATTATTTGTTATTTTTTAATACCAATATTCGAGGCCCATTGGAACTGATACGCGAGCTGTTGCCTGCTTTAGAAAAAAGACAGGGGAGCATCACCAATATTTCTTCGATAGCTGTTAATAACGGTCTGATCAACGGTTCACTTTACGCCGCAACGAAAGGAGCACTGGAAGCCACCACCCGAAGCCTTGCCTTGGAACTCGCCCCAAAAAAAATTCGAGTCAATGCTGTTTCACCCGGTGCCATTGATACGCCATTGGCAGGGAAATCCGGGCGCAGTAAGGAGGAACTTGATGCACGCAAAGCAATCCTGGAACAGATCATTCCCCTGCAACGTTATGGCAAAGCCGAAGAAGTTGCTCAAGTGGTGTGGGCACAGCTTGAAGCAACCTATGTGACGGGCAGTATCTGGGTTGTTGACGGAGGAGCCGATATCTTATGA
- a CDS encoding PhnD/SsuA/transferrin family substrate-binding protein: MKNIFFKAEIISMTTALLFMLCEIFIIFYAGYASGANIEKFYYFNPDSSQSNLARLKKEMELFLNKKNLIVIFQPFAKYHDFHREMQDGLPAFVFLPDWYYQQNKTNSKLKPLLQPIRKGQATYRKVLLTKQDSTLTLQGLSNKLLAMTNMGKDAPDLLNRLLFNQFKIKSNALNIITTPKDSDALFALAVGQVNAALVSKNNLQIIGKINPRILQIVRPLAESQPIPLPILCTGNGKVPDINVMKLKKIFLEAKDSDDAADLMEMLQIDAWHNYAR; encoded by the coding sequence GTGAAAAATATCTTTTTCAAGGCAGAAATTATCAGCATGACCACAGCACTGCTTTTTATGCTGTGCGAAATATTTATTATTTTTTATGCCGGTTATGCTTCCGGAGCCAACATTGAAAAATTTTACTATTTTAATCCCGACTCCTCACAAAGCAACCTCGCCCGCCTGAAAAAGGAGATGGAACTTTTTCTGAACAAAAAAAATCTTATCGTCATCTTTCAGCCCTTTGCCAAATACCATGATTTTCATCGTGAAATGCAGGATGGGCTTCCCGCATTTGTTTTTCTTCCTGATTGGTATTATCAACAAAACAAAACAAATTCCAAACTGAAACCTCTTCTGCAACCAATTCGCAAGGGCCAGGCAACATATCGTAAAGTTCTGTTAACGAAGCAGGACTCAACGCTCACCTTACAGGGGCTAAGCAACAAACTTCTTGCCATGACAAACATGGGGAAAGATGCCCCTGATCTGTTGAATCGTCTTCTGTTTAATCAGTTTAAAATCAAATCAAATGCATTAAACATTATCACCACTCCAAAGGATTCAGATGCCCTGTTCGCACTGGCTGTTGGGCAGGTGAATGCGGCCTTGGTTTCGAAAAATAATTTACAGATAATCGGAAAAATCAATCCTCGTATTTTACAAATTGTGCGCCCTTTGGCTGAATCACAGCCTATTCCGCTTCCTATACTTTGCACAGGCAATGGTAAGGTTCCTGATATAAATGTTATGAAGCTGAAAAAAATATTCTTGGAAGCTAAGGACTCCGATGATGCTGCTGATCTCATGGAGATGTTACAAATTGATGCATGGCATAACTATGCGCGCTAA